The region GGCTCCTGTATGCGGGGTATCATTTTGGGAACCTTCCAGATGCTGTCGAGCTCCACTTCCAGCGGGTTGTGCCCAAGTATTTTATCCGCCAATTTCCACAATCTCCTTTGCAACGGAAGCCATTGCTTTCGCGCCGTGGGAATCGGGGGCGAAATCGAAAATCGTCCTGCCGAAACTCTGCGCCTGATCAAGCTTCATATCGTACTTTATAACCGTTTTTGACATCTTCCCGCCAAAATGATTTTTCAGTTTGTTCATAATGGATTCTACCAGAATAGTTTCCATGAAAAAAGTGGGGACCACCATCGAAAGACGCAACTCTTCATGGTCGAAATTCTCCCGGACGGTCTTGATGGTATCAAGTATCTCCGCGCATCCATCCAACGCCAGGTATGTAAGCGAGACAGGTATGACCACCTCTGTACATGAGTAGAGTATGTTCACCGTGAGAAGCCCTAGCGAAGGAGGCGAATCAATCAAGACATAATCGTACCCTTCGGCCTGTTCTATCTTGTCCCGCAGTTTCCTGTGCCTGTCGGGATGCTTTGAAACGTTCACCACCACGTCTGTGAGAAGCTTGTTTGATGGGATGATTGAAAGGTTGTCGTACTTTGTGTGCAAAACTACATCCTCTACTGAGATGTCTGGGTAAACAAGCAGATCAAAGGTTGTCTTTTTAAGCGTATGTATGTTCACCCCAAGCGATTTGCCGATGTGCCCCTGCGGATCCATGTCGATTACCAGGACTTTTTTCCCTTGAAGGGCTATCCATGCGGCGACATTTGATGAAAGGGTGGTTTTCCCGCTCCCCCCCTTTTCATTGACAAAAGCAATTCTCCTCATAATGCCTGAATATCCTTCAACGCTTTACCGCCTTTAATATCTGCGCTTTCATGTCTTCCAGCGGCAATATTTTATCGGCCAGATGCTCTTCAACTATTGCCCTCGGCATACCATAGACGACACAGCTTGCCCTGGCCTGGGCAAAAACCTGAGAGTTCCCCTTTTTCATCTCTCTTGCGCCGATCAATCCATCCTGCCCCATTCCTGTTAAAACTACTCCGAGCGCAGTACCGGGGAACGCCAAGGCGACGGAGAGGAGCATCTGATCTACACTGGGACGGTGGAGAGAGTTGGACGGTTCCGGATCCAGATCAATGACAGCCGGTGTAGTGCGCCCTTTTTTTACCTTAAGGTGGAACTCGCCGGGAGCGAGATAA is a window of Nitrospinota bacterium DNA encoding:
- a CDS encoding ParA family protein — translated: MRRIAFVNEKGGSGKTTLSSNVAAWIALQGKKVLVIDMDPQGHIGKSLGVNIHTLKKTTFDLLVYPDISVEDVVLHTKYDNLSIIPSNKLLTDVVVNVSKHPDRHRKLRDKIEQAEGYDYVLIDSPPSLGLLTVNILYSCTEVVIPVSLTYLALDGCAEILDTIKTVRENFDHEELRLSMVVPTFFMETILVESIMNKLKNHFGGKMSKTVIKYDMKLDQAQSFGRTIFDFAPDSHGAKAMASVAKEIVEIGG
- a CDS encoding CheB methylesterase domain-containing protein — its product is YLAPGEFHLKVKKGRTTPAVIDLDPEPSNSLHRPSVDQMLLSVALAFPGTALGVVLTGMGQDGLIGAREMKKGNSQVFAQARASCVVYGMPRAIVEEHLADKILPLEDMKAQILKAVKR